A part of Streptomyces sp. NBC_01210 genomic DNA contains:
- the mgtA gene encoding magnesium-translocating P-type ATPase — translation MSSSPATTQTTGVHDISSSACLPVHEVLRELVSTREGLSAEATADRLRRWGPNAVASHKARVLPVLWRQMRSPLLGLLFAAATISYVVGRHSDAVIIGVILTLSVGLGFVNEYRAEKAAEALHGQISHQAVVIRGGRVTAVEVTALVPGDVVELKLGDIVPADLRLLEVTGLECGESVLTGESLPVPKDTAAVSVGVALAELSCCALMGTVVHAGSARAVVVATGTATEFGKIAAGLSGHQLETEFQRGLRRFSMLLVYVAGTLTTSIFVINVVLHKPLIDSLLFSLAIAVGITPQLLPAVVSTSLAAGSRRMSRQKVLVKRLVCIEDLGDVDVLFTDKTGTLTQGRIKFKRALPAGRQSPEQVLKWGLLCTDVDADGSQILGGNPLDTALWEAATAQPEDADANVYQRVGMLPFDHERRMFSTVVRDPMGGTVLVTKGAPESVLERCENVPEQARTLLATEFAAGNRVVAVATRSAPGLVRPAAADEHGLELAGLLVFLDPPKPDAAAALLRLAGLGVTVKIVTGDNPTVAVRVCHDLGITSSGTITGTDLDAMDDARLRAAIAHTTVFARVSPQHKARIVRVQRTTGHDVAFLGDGVNDALALHAADVGISVDSATDVAKDAADVILLEKDLDVLADGVAGGRRIFANTIKYVLMGTSSNFGNMFSAAGASLFLGFLPMLPSQILLNNLLYDTSQLAIPTDRVDEVQLRRPSHWDIRFIRRFMIFFGPLSSVFDFATFGVMLWVFHSGPAQFRTGWFVESLATQTLVIFAIRTRRIPFWRSHPSLPLTLAALGVVSVGVLLPATPLAARLGFQSLPLGFFVALVAMVICYLALIEVGKRIFYRWLPTPIAEPRGAVGHSRLLRRRAARFSTALRPDHRSRPVER, via the coding sequence GTGAGCTCCTCCCCCGCAACGACGCAGACTACCGGCGTCCACGACATCAGCTCGTCGGCTTGCCTGCCGGTCCACGAGGTCCTGCGCGAGCTGGTGTCGACCAGGGAAGGCCTCTCGGCGGAAGCAACTGCTGACCGGTTGCGGCGATGGGGACCGAATGCGGTCGCCTCACACAAGGCCCGGGTACTGCCCGTGCTGTGGCGGCAGATGCGATCACCGCTGCTGGGCCTCCTGTTCGCTGCCGCGACCATCTCGTATGTCGTCGGCCGCCACAGCGATGCGGTGATCATCGGTGTGATCTTGACACTGTCGGTCGGGCTCGGCTTCGTGAACGAGTACCGCGCGGAGAAAGCCGCCGAAGCCCTCCACGGACAGATCAGCCATCAGGCCGTGGTGATACGCGGCGGACGCGTTACCGCGGTGGAGGTCACGGCCCTGGTGCCTGGCGACGTGGTGGAACTCAAGCTGGGCGACATCGTGCCTGCCGATCTGCGTCTGCTGGAGGTAACCGGTCTGGAATGCGGTGAGTCAGTACTGACCGGCGAGTCACTGCCCGTCCCCAAGGACACCGCTGCCGTCTCTGTCGGCGTGGCATTGGCCGAGCTCTCCTGCTGCGCGCTGATGGGCACGGTGGTGCACGCAGGAAGCGCCCGCGCTGTAGTGGTCGCCACCGGTACAGCGACCGAGTTCGGGAAGATCGCGGCCGGACTGAGCGGTCATCAGTTGGAGACCGAGTTCCAACGGGGGCTGCGCCGGTTCTCCATGCTGCTCGTGTACGTGGCCGGCACGCTGACCACGTCGATCTTCGTGATCAACGTAGTGCTGCACAAGCCGCTCATCGACTCACTGCTGTTCTCGCTGGCCATCGCTGTCGGAATCACTCCCCAGCTACTGCCTGCGGTGGTCTCCACCAGTCTGGCCGCCGGCTCGCGGCGGATGAGCCGCCAAAAAGTGCTGGTCAAGCGACTGGTGTGCATCGAGGATCTGGGCGATGTCGATGTGCTGTTCACCGACAAGACCGGCACGCTGACGCAGGGCCGTATCAAATTCAAGAGGGCCCTGCCCGCGGGCCGCCAGAGCCCGGAGCAGGTGCTGAAGTGGGGACTCCTGTGCACCGACGTCGATGCTGACGGCAGCCAGATCCTGGGCGGCAATCCGCTGGACACGGCACTGTGGGAGGCCGCCACCGCGCAGCCGGAAGACGCGGACGCGAACGTGTACCAGCGAGTCGGCATGCTGCCGTTCGATCACGAGCGGCGCATGTTCTCCACCGTGGTCCGCGACCCGATGGGTGGGACTGTCCTGGTCACCAAGGGGGCTCCGGAGAGCGTCCTGGAGCGCTGCGAGAACGTACCCGAGCAGGCTCGCACGCTGCTGGCTACGGAGTTCGCCGCCGGCAACCGTGTGGTCGCTGTGGCCACCCGATCCGCCCCAGGACTGGTCCGGCCCGCCGCTGCCGACGAACACGGCCTGGAATTGGCCGGGCTGCTGGTCTTCCTCGATCCGCCCAAACCCGACGCCGCAGCGGCGCTGCTCCGGTTGGCCGGGCTCGGTGTCACAGTCAAAATCGTCACCGGAGACAACCCGACCGTCGCCGTCAGGGTCTGCCATGACCTCGGTATCACCAGCTCTGGCACGATTACCGGTACCGACCTCGACGCCATGGACGATGCCCGGCTCAGAGCGGCGATCGCACACACCACGGTATTCGCCCGCGTCAGTCCGCAGCACAAGGCCCGCATCGTGCGTGTCCAGCGCACCACCGGTCACGACGTCGCTTTCCTCGGCGACGGTGTCAACGACGCGCTCGCACTGCACGCAGCTGACGTGGGTATTTCCGTCGACTCGGCCACCGACGTCGCCAAAGACGCGGCTGACGTCATCCTGCTCGAAAAAGATCTTGATGTCCTCGCGGACGGAGTCGCCGGCGGCCGTCGGATCTTCGCCAACACCATCAAGTACGTGCTCATGGGAACGTCCAGCAACTTCGGCAACATGTTCAGCGCCGCCGGAGCCTCGCTGTTCCTCGGCTTCCTGCCGATGCTGCCGTCGCAGATCCTGCTCAACAACCTGCTCTATGACACCAGCCAGCTCGCCATTCCCACCGACCGTGTCGACGAGGTGCAATTGCGCCGTCCTTCGCATTGGGACATCAGGTTCATCCGCCGTTTCATGATCTTCTTCGGTCCGCTCAGTTCGGTGTTCGACTTCGCGACATTCGGCGTCATGCTGTGGGTCTTCCATTCCGGACCCGCTCAGTTCCGGACCGGGTGGTTCGTCGAGTCTCTCGCCACCCAGACCCTGGTGATCTTCGCCATCCGCACCCGCCGTATCCCGTTCTGGCGAAGTCACCCCAGCCTCCCGTTGACCCTGGCCGCCCTCGGAGTTGTCAGCGTAGGAGTCCTTCTGCCCGCTACACCGCTGGCCGCCAGGCTCGGGTTCCAATCGCTTCCGCTTGGCTTCTTCGTCGCGCTTGTCGCCATGGTGATCTGCTACCTCGCCCTGATCGAGGTAGGTAAGCGGATCTTCTACCGCTGGCTGCCGACACCAATTGCCGAGCCGCGGGGCGCGGTAGGCCACAGCCGTCTCCTGCGTCGTCGTGCTGCCCGGTTCAGCACTGCTCTCCGCCCTGACCACCGATCCCGCCCCGTTGAGAGATGA
- a CDS encoding sensor histidine kinase, with the protein MGEDTYAEGDTGAAASQLRLDELLNDPQSQAVLARSPRDRVDPLLEAVLAVGSDLDLGVVLQQIVQSAADLVDARYGALGVIGEENGLSQFITVGMGDETIEQIGPYPQGRGILGLLIREPHSLRLVDLGEQPDASGFPAGHPPMRTFLGAPVRVREKVFGNLYLTEKRGGAEFGADDEAVLVTLAVAAGVAIDNARLYDAVQRRERWLMASGELTRALLSGIEPAEVLRNFTATVLEMADADVVTLAVPVPRTGNLVIEAAAGTDANRALGLVLSHTTLAGKVYSSGETITTQDWNADPRAERDTASTTLGPVFLVPLGTPEHVRGVLQVARHCGRPAFSDAAVAMIAGFANHAALALEIAGHRHDAERLLILTDRDRIARDLHDLAIQRLFASGLSLQSTLAQVADRPQVAERIARVVDDLDDTIKVIRSTIYGLQQRGRPEDTGLRSRLVAESNRASEALGFAPALRMTGLLDTLVPQAMADHLLAVLREALANAARHADATEVEITAQVTSAHLTLRVTDNGRGTAPAGAHRSGLANLHTRAEELGGALVLAPNQPTGSVVDWSVPLSTDE; encoded by the coding sequence GTGGGCGAGGACACGTATGCCGAGGGGGATACCGGGGCGGCGGCATCGCAGCTGCGGCTGGACGAGCTGCTGAACGACCCGCAGTCGCAGGCAGTCCTTGCGCGTTCGCCCCGGGATCGCGTAGATCCGCTGCTGGAGGCGGTTCTGGCCGTCGGCAGCGACTTGGACCTTGGTGTTGTACTGCAGCAGATAGTGCAGTCCGCAGCCGACCTGGTTGATGCTCGGTACGGGGCCCTGGGCGTGATTGGTGAGGAGAATGGGCTCAGCCAGTTCATCACGGTCGGCATGGGCGACGAGACCATCGAGCAGATCGGGCCCTATCCGCAGGGCCGGGGCATCCTGGGGCTCCTGATCCGTGAACCGCACTCGCTGCGGCTGGTCGACCTGGGCGAGCAGCCCGATGCCTCCGGCTTCCCGGCCGGCCATCCACCGATGCGGACCTTCCTCGGTGCGCCCGTCCGGGTGCGTGAGAAGGTGTTCGGCAACTTGTACCTGACCGAGAAACGGGGCGGGGCCGAGTTCGGCGCCGATGACGAAGCGGTGCTGGTCACGCTGGCCGTGGCAGCCGGGGTGGCAATCGACAATGCTCGGCTGTACGACGCCGTCCAGCGTCGGGAACGCTGGCTGATGGCCAGCGGCGAACTGACCCGTGCCCTGCTGTCCGGCATTGAACCTGCCGAGGTACTGAGGAACTTCACCGCCACCGTCCTCGAGATGGCCGACGCCGACGTGGTCACCCTCGCCGTGCCCGTTCCTCGCACCGGCAATCTGGTGATCGAGGCCGCCGCCGGAACGGACGCGAATCGTGCCCTTGGACTGGTGTTGTCGCACACCACCTTGGCCGGGAAGGTCTACAGCTCAGGCGAGACGATCACCACCCAGGACTGGAACGCCGACCCCCGCGCCGAACGGGACACCGCTTCCACGACCCTGGGACCGGTCTTCCTGGTCCCCCTCGGTACGCCCGAACATGTGCGCGGTGTCCTGCAAGTCGCCCGCCACTGCGGCCGTCCCGCGTTCTCCGACGCGGCCGTGGCCATGATCGCCGGATTCGCCAACCATGCCGCTCTTGCCCTGGAGATCGCCGGACATCGGCACGACGCCGAACGCCTCCTCATTCTGACCGACCGTGACCGCATCGCCCGTGATCTGCACGACCTGGCCATTCAGCGCCTGTTCGCCAGCGGTCTGAGCCTGCAGTCCACCCTCGCCCAGGTCGCCGACCGACCGCAGGTCGCCGAGCGCATTGCACGAGTCGTGGATGACCTCGACGACACCATCAAGGTCATCCGCTCCACCATTTACGGATTGCAACAGCGCGGTCGCCCCGAGGACACCGGGCTGCGCTCCCGCCTGGTGGCCGAATCGAACCGGGCATCTGAGGCGTTGGGATTCGCACCTGCGCTGCGCATGACCGGGCTGCTGGACACCCTGGTCCCGCAAGCCATGGCAGACCACCTTCTTGCAGTGCTCCGCGAAGCTCTCGCAAACGCCGCCCGGCACGCCGACGCCACCGAGGTGGAGATCACCGCCCAGGTAACCTCGGCGCACCTTACGCTGCGGGTGACCGACAACGGCCGGGGTACTGCCCCCGCGGGCGCCCACCGCAGCGGCCTGGCCAACCTCCACACCCGCGCCGAGGAACTCGGAGGAGCTCTGGTCCTTGCGCCCAATCAGCCCACTGGCAGTGTCGTGGACTGGAGCGTTCCCCTTTCGACCGACGAGTGA